One part of the Segnochrobactrum spirostomi genome encodes these proteins:
- the ppa gene encoding inorganic diphosphatase, which produces MRIDAVPIGKNPPQEVNVIIEVPVGGEPIKYELDKDSGTLWVDRFLYTPMRYPGNYGFIPHTLSDDGDPIDVIVANQRPVVPGAVMSCRPIGVLVMEDEKGQDEKIIAVPSRKLTQRYDRIETYKDLPEITLKQIEHFFEHYKDLEPNKWVKIVRWDGVEVAERMILEAIDRAKAEKKG; this is translated from the coding sequence ATGCGTATCGATGCCGTGCCGATCGGCAAGAATCCGCCCCAGGAAGTCAACGTCATCATCGAAGTTCCGGTCGGCGGCGAGCCGATCAAGTACGAACTCGACAAGGATTCGGGCACGCTCTGGGTCGACCGCTTCCTCTACACGCCGATGCGGTATCCGGGGAACTACGGCTTCATCCCGCACACCCTGTCCGACGACGGCGATCCGATCGACGTGATCGTGGCGAACCAGCGCCCCGTCGTGCCGGGCGCCGTGATGAGCTGCCGCCCGATCGGCGTGCTCGTCATGGAGGACGAGAAGGGGCAGGACGAGAAGATCATCGCCGTGCCGAGCCGCAAGCTCACCCAGCGTTACGACCGGATCGAGACCTACAAGGATCTCCCGGAGATCACGCTGAAGCAGATCGAGCACTTCTTCGAGCACTACAAGGATCTCGAGCCCAACAAGTGGGTCAAGATCGTGCGCTGGGACGGCGTCGAAGTCGCCGAGCGGATGATCCTCGAGGCGATCGACCGCGCCAAGGCCGAGAAGAAGGGCTGA
- a CDS encoding RrF2 family transcriptional regulator has translation MLSNKGKYGLKALVHLSTLPPGQTALAVQIAESNNISKKFLDAILNDLRNAGLVRSKKGPGGGYALARAAEEIKVGQAVRVLDGPLAPIGCASRTAYQPCDDCHDVATCSVRLIMLAARDAMAEVLDRTSIAEMRDRARAGEPELIYEI, from the coding sequence ATGCTGAGCAACAAAGGCAAATACGGCCTGAAGGCGCTGGTCCATCTTTCCACGCTTCCGCCCGGACAGACGGCGCTCGCCGTTCAGATCGCCGAATCCAACAACATCTCGAAGAAATTCCTCGACGCCATCCTGAACGATCTCAGGAATGCCGGTCTGGTGCGCTCGAAGAAGGGGCCGGGTGGCGGCTACGCGCTCGCCCGTGCGGCGGAGGAGATCAAGGTCGGCCAGGCTGTCCGGGTGCTCGACGGCCCGCTCGCGCCGATCGGCTGTGCCAGCCGCACCGCCTACCAGCCGTGCGACGATTGCCATGACGTCGCGACCTGCTCGGTCCGCCTCATCATGCTGGCGGCGCGCGATGCCATGGCCGAGGTGCTCGACCGCACGTCCATCGCCGAGATGCGCGACCGCGCGCGGGCGGGCGAGCCGGAACTGATTTACGAAATCTGA